A section of the Spirosoma pollinicola genome encodes:
- a CDS encoding porin family protein — MKTSKRVLILCWLLVFPGRSYGQSVNSFRYGITGGLNAGQLNTPSINKTSGLRWQYAAGVTVEQPFSSNFALAAELKYARHGAKAKVSGIMGNDAIISEYDYVTLPIFVRFQPKFDRIFIELGGQIGYFLAGRSYFSSKKDQALAAQNINRLDAGLTGGVGYRLGTHLVMDVRYYHSLRSLYEDFTAIDPITGTSTFIKLTPQYQRVWSLNLSYFFK, encoded by the coding sequence ATGAAAACAAGTAAGCGGGTACTAATCTTATGTTGGCTCCTGGTTTTTCCAGGAAGAAGTTATGGGCAAAGTGTAAATTCGTTTCGATACGGCATTACTGGCGGGTTAAATGCGGGACAGCTAAATACGCCTTCAATCAACAAAACGTCTGGTCTGAGATGGCAGTATGCCGCGGGTGTTACGGTGGAACAGCCTTTCTCGTCAAACTTTGCCCTGGCTGCGGAACTGAAATATGCTCGTCATGGCGCTAAAGCGAAGGTTTCAGGAATCATGGGAAATGATGCCATCATTAGTGAATATGACTATGTGACACTGCCAATTTTTGTTCGCTTCCAACCAAAATTTGATCGAATATTTATCGAGTTAGGTGGCCAGATAGGCTACTTTTTGGCTGGGCGCAGTTATTTTTCCTCTAAAAAAGACCAAGCCCTGGCGGCTCAGAACATCAACCGGCTCGATGCAGGTTTAACCGGTGGGGTGGGATACCGATTGGGTACTCATCTAGTGATGGATGTTCGGTATTATCACAGTTTGAGATCACTATATGAAGACTTTACCGCTATTGATCCTATAACAGGAACGTCCACCTTCATTAAACTGACGCCTCAGTATCAGCGGGTTTGGTCATTAAATCTGAGCTATTTTTTTAAGTAG
- a CDS encoding T9SS type B sorting domain-containing protein → MTLATADPARRGKPIATASDSIVLLSHDSNCRGGDPILTVTGTQVRWYADANKKQLLFQGNTYQTPSLDQTTTYYLTQTLGGVETVPVAITIEIVELYLRNVVTTPASCGKNDGVISVTATGETARNPIYYSLNKGPAQRSPVFTNLAPGTYLLMDSSAAGCWGTSNVTVAAPPNPTISSVNTDDPSCGQSNGRVAITAFGGAGNFEYSLTGVDFNPANSFLSLAAGDYRVWVRDQDGCLASQPVRLKKSISLQLQDIDVKATHCGLSNGQIDLSRTLGNGQLTFSLDSVQVNTSGVFLNLAAKTYLVTVRDETGCRAAKSVIIDPSEGPAIGPIKLEPPACGSLDGRLTVSATAQGKRMYSVNGQDFQPDSSFSQLPAGRYEVTVKDGRNCLVHQIIQLGEPCASMVYMPDSFSPNGDGINDGWALFFPFTRLQLTDLIIYNRWGNVVFHRTNETLSNGAILWDGDNQEVVIGGFYSYQLRVQLPNGQSQDYQGKVAVLR, encoded by the coding sequence GTGACATTAGCCACGGCAGATCCTGCCCGTCGTGGCAAGCCAATCGCTACGGCCTCGGACAGTATTGTGTTACTATCCCACGATTCGAATTGTCGGGGCGGCGATCCCATATTAACCGTTACGGGAACCCAGGTGCGCTGGTACGCCGACGCGAACAAAAAACAACTGCTTTTCCAGGGAAATACCTACCAAACTCCCTCACTGGACCAAACTACCACGTATTATCTGACGCAAACCCTGGGTGGGGTGGAAACCGTGCCGGTTGCCATCACGATAGAAATCGTTGAGCTCTATTTACGCAATGTGGTAACTACACCCGCTAGCTGTGGTAAAAATGATGGGGTTATTTCGGTAACGGCTACGGGCGAAACGGCGCGTAACCCCATTTATTATAGTTTAAATAAAGGGCCTGCTCAACGATCACCTGTGTTCACCAACTTAGCGCCAGGGACATACCTGCTTATGGATTCCAGTGCCGCCGGTTGTTGGGGTACCAGTAACGTTACAGTAGCCGCTCCGCCAAACCCTACAATCAGCTCAGTCAATACCGATGACCCGTCCTGTGGCCAGTCGAATGGTCGCGTAGCGATTACGGCCTTTGGCGGAGCGGGTAACTTTGAGTATTCCTTGACGGGGGTGGATTTTAATCCGGCCAATTCGTTTCTCAGCTTAGCGGCTGGAGACTATCGGGTATGGGTGCGGGATCAGGACGGATGTTTGGCGTCGCAACCGGTCAGACTTAAAAAAAGCATTTCGCTTCAGCTCCAAGACATCGACGTTAAGGCAACCCATTGTGGCCTGTCCAACGGGCAAATTGACCTGAGTCGTACCCTTGGGAATGGCCAGCTGACGTTCTCGCTGGACAGCGTGCAGGTGAACACCTCCGGTGTATTCCTAAATCTAGCCGCTAAAACCTACCTTGTTACTGTGCGGGATGAAACGGGTTGTCGCGCCGCAAAGTCGGTCATCATTGATCCAAGCGAAGGCCCTGCTATTGGGCCAATTAAGCTTGAACCCCCTGCGTGTGGAAGCCTCGATGGCCGTTTGACGGTTTCGGCCACCGCACAGGGAAAACGTATGTATAGTGTAAACGGCCAGGACTTTCAGCCAGATTCATCCTTTAGCCAGTTGCCAGCGGGTCGCTACGAAGTTACGGTGAAAGACGGGCGAAACTGCCTGGTCCACCAAATCATTCAATTAGGTGAACCTTGCGCGAGTATGGTCTATATGCCAGATTCCTTTTCCCCCAATGGGGATGGGATAAATGACGGCTGGGCGCTCTTCTTTCCGTTTACCCGTTTACAGCTAACTGACTTAATCATCTATAATCGATGGGGAAATGTTGTTTTTCATCGGACGAATGAAACACTGTCAAACGGTGCTATTTTGTGGGATGGGGATAATCAGGAAGTCGTCATAGGGGGTTTCTACAGCTACCAGCTCCGGGTTCAGTTACCTAACGGACAAAGCCAGGACTACCAAGGTAAAGTTGCCGTACTTCGCTAA
- a CDS encoding YodC family protein: MKFKVDDLVRLKSGGPQMIITGFGYSIVDKASSTADESSPIYCEWYEGIVPRQRIYIEDDLELVNNSS; the protein is encoded by the coding sequence ATGAAGTTTAAAGTAGACGATCTGGTGCGATTAAAGAGCGGTGGGCCGCAAATGATTATTACTGGGTTTGGTTATTCAATTGTTGACAAAGCCTCCTCTACTGCTGATGAATCGAGCCCAATCTATTGTGAATGGTATGAAGGCATAGTGCCTAGACAAAGGATCTATATTGAGGATGATCTTGAACTAGTAAATAATAGTTCATAA
- a CDS encoding DoxX family protein has protein sequence MNTALWVMQGSLAAIFLSTGLIKLLQPADKVRQLVPAAFPMPFVRLLAGLEIVGSIGIIFPWLTGILPILTPLTALCMSIVLVGAMIVHSRQQEWSKLPFVGVLLVVSLVVVYSRYATLF, from the coding sequence ATGAATACCGCCTTATGGGTTATGCAGGGCTCGCTAGCCGCTATCTTTCTGAGTACGGGTTTAATTAAACTCCTTCAACCCGCCGACAAAGTACGCCAATTAGTACCGGCTGCATTTCCAATGCCATTTGTTCGTCTATTAGCGGGGCTGGAAATAGTCGGATCGATTGGCATTATATTCCCCTGGTTGACGGGTATTTTACCGATCTTGACTCCCTTAACCGCCCTTTGTATGAGTATAGTCTTAGTGGGGGCTATGATCGTTCACAGTCGCCAGCAAGAATGGTCTAAGTTACCTTTTGTTGGTGTGCTTTTAGTAGTATCCTTGGTGGTTGTTTATAGTCGTTATGCTACCCTTTTTTAG
- a CDS encoding TlpA disulfide reductase family protein, producing the protein MKTPLTLKTLLLALLGQLAASHPSCSQPTYLIKARLTGLNSSTVVIQYSRQGMLIKDTVRVHQSQLTHSMAMTDGAIATLVLSPSTQLPFWLDSPIISITGTSGSVPYLTCTGTPENDLLELYRKTIERPYNLRKQGKSSAEVDAIVLQKDKATRQFIAQHPTTLTAAYLLYWQAIHDTTIFDQLEFLLDKLSPPVKASYWAQRTLIRINNVQNRPRVGKSLPAFSLPDATGKTISLTSFPGKYVLLDFWGTWCVPCIQGIPELKSVHEKYKSRLAIISIALERPADRQKWLKAIDKYGLSWTQTAEFRSAQEGINELYNIKEYPTYLLADPNGVLVAKLAYGEVESQLDQFLSK; encoded by the coding sequence ATGAAAACACCATTGACGCTCAAAACATTACTCCTTGCTTTGCTTGGACAATTAGCTGCCTCTCATCCCTCATGCAGTCAGCCAACTTATCTGATTAAAGCACGCCTTACTGGCTTGAACAGTAGCACAGTGGTGATTCAGTATTCAAGGCAAGGAATGCTAATCAAGGACACGGTTAGAGTCCATCAAAGTCAACTCACCCACTCAATGGCGATGACGGATGGGGCTATAGCTACACTTGTACTTAGTCCATCAACCCAACTTCCCTTCTGGCTCGACTCGCCAATTATTTCCATCACCGGTACTTCGGGTTCAGTCCCTTACTTGACCTGTACCGGTACACCGGAGAACGATTTATTAGAACTCTATAGAAAGACCATTGAACGACCTTATAACCTTAGAAAGCAAGGAAAATCAAGTGCGGAGGTTGATGCCATCGTTCTTCAAAAAGACAAGGCTACTCGTCAATTTATTGCCCAACATCCCACTACGCTAACGGCTGCTTATCTGCTCTACTGGCAAGCCATCCATGATACGACTATTTTCGATCAACTAGAATTTCTTTTAGACAAGTTGAGCCCACCGGTTAAAGCCAGCTATTGGGCCCAAAGAACACTTATTAGAATTAATAATGTTCAAAATCGACCTCGGGTTGGTAAATCGTTACCCGCCTTCAGTTTACCCGATGCTACAGGCAAAACGATATCGCTCACTTCATTCCCAGGCAAATACGTATTGCTGGACTTTTGGGGTACCTGGTGTGTTCCCTGCATACAAGGTATACCTGAATTAAAGTCGGTTCATGAAAAGTATAAAAGCCGTTTAGCGATTATCAGTATTGCCTTAGAGCGACCGGCTGATCGCCAGAAGTGGCTGAAAGCGATTGACAAATATGGCTTGAGTTGGACACAGACGGCGGAGTTTCGCAGTGCCCAGGAAGGGATTAACGAGCTGTACAATATCAAAGAATATCCTACCTATCTTTTAGCGGATCCTAACGGGGTTCTAGTGGCAAAACTCGCGTATGGAGAAGTAGAAAGCCAACTTGATCAATTCCTGAGCAAGTAA
- a CDS encoding energy transducer TonB: MRSIFASFVMLMSLCSSTQAQQLDPGSSPQRVIYATTEQQPEFPGGLAKLKEYIQKNLRYPSSAQKAMKEGTVFLNFIVSEKGTPEDVRVRMPVDPALDAEAIRLVQSMPNWTPAKIAGKSVACRYNLPIKFAL, from the coding sequence ATGCGCTCTATTTTTGCCTCATTTGTCATGCTTATGAGCCTGTGTTCTTCAACGCAAGCTCAGCAACTTGATCCTGGTTCATCCCCCCAACGGGTCATTTATGCAACCACCGAACAACAGCCTGAATTTCCGGGCGGCTTGGCTAAACTAAAAGAGTATATTCAAAAAAATTTGCGGTATCCTTCATCGGCCCAAAAGGCGATGAAGGAAGGGACTGTATTTCTTAACTTTATTGTGAGCGAGAAAGGTACCCCAGAAGATGTTCGGGTGAGAATGCCGGTTGATCCAGCTTTAGATGCTGAAGCAATACGGCTAGTACAAAGTATGCCCAACTGGACTCCTGCTAAAATCGCAGGCAAGTCAGTTGCTTGTCGCTATAACTTGCCGATTAAGTTTGCTCTTTGA
- a CDS encoding ATP-grasp domain-containing protein, with protein sequence MKKKIIGLVVLLIIGKSTGSWAQSERPTQSDVWHLCPPPTYSPFSDTLARRATLDSMTIRMAGRWKLIEIGDGWTSPKQPAKLVEVLFDRQGKGIIFEENKRVSHCQLTLHRSYNQIFFKIDQLGQSIFHFPTLSNQGGRIHACEQNLVIGDGKMDGTAFAFRRVR encoded by the coding sequence ATGAAGAAGAAGATAATAGGTTTAGTGGTACTTCTCATTATTGGTAAGTCAACTGGTAGCTGGGCACAATCAGAGCGGCCAACTCAAAGTGACGTTTGGCACTTGTGCCCTCCCCCTACTTACTCACCTTTTTCCGATACACTGGCTCGGCGGGCTACACTGGACTCCATGACGATTCGAATGGCAGGACGTTGGAAATTGATCGAGATAGGTGATGGATGGACTTCCCCAAAACAGCCGGCTAAACTTGTCGAAGTACTATTTGATCGACAGGGAAAAGGCATAATCTTTGAAGAAAATAAACGGGTATCTCACTGCCAACTAACCTTGCATAGAAGCTATAACCAGATCTTTTTCAAGATTGATCAACTAGGCCAATCCATCTTTCATTTTCCTACTCTGTCAAACCAAGGTGGGCGAATCCATGCTTGTGAACAGAATTTAGTGATCGGTGACGGTAAGATGGATGGAACAGCATTTGCTTTTAGGCGCGTACGATAG